The Gouania willdenowi chromosome 22, fGouWil2.1, whole genome shotgun sequence nucleotide sequence tagcagttgcaccgtcttcagatgttagtgctgtgtgctcgttttagatccttgatgatatggcctacgtgatttaatttaagtctaaagttttcattagtcatttcattttgccgtttttgtctccaaaaaaactgttttaaaatgcatttcgtgacgttatcgttacgctagcgttagctcggcgcttgtgttagctctcttgttaacatccatatgaagacattgttctgcaggttcatcattcattttcatctcgctccgccggatCCGACTCTGACTCCAACATGTacggctggatggacaagtctttccgttgttgacatcttgtaaataacgtgtgaataaaaagtttgctgcgccgctacataatcgtatctcttctatcaaactacaaaaatggccgaacaggcgGATTTGAACCGAGtctcacctctgcaacctggagagggggcggggtatgaagtgtgtctcatttgcatttaaagaggacagcacaaaacgagttgctcttagaagcacatcagaaaagttgTAGAAAAggagcctgtggagctataataatgaggaattcagacccaagcattgcagttccgctttatatagaccacaactatgatttatatgtaaaaaggaaggatttaaaagcatgacgTGTCtcttttaaatgttgtcgccacaaagaattgtggggcagcattaattggtctcctttggtaaaggaagCATCAGTGTTTCCGagactaaaggaggttataaaggaagtattgagcctcctttccttagcttttagaaaaTTGGAAAGCTCCTTATCATGGTAACCACTttaacacttccgggggttaaggaaaagtggataggaaaggagataggaaggaTTTTTCAGATGCAGCCAATGTGTTTGGTTGTGAGTGATTGgctccctcatgttttgcacccaggtgtcgcgcgttcccaatcaagcctccctcactatttagctgactGCTAAATGCACAGAATGATATTTGGTTTATTCTGTCACGCTGGGTGGTTGTGATGGTGGAGGACCCAAGCACAGAAAGAGATGGAGGCAGCAAGCAGGCATAATGTTCATAGAACCAgtccatatttatttttcaaacaaatccAAAAGAGGTACAAGGAAACCTGGGAGCAGGGGATAAAAACGCTGCAGCACCTGAAGACATCCAATAAGCCATCATTCTGTGTCTCTGCAAACTCTGCAAGTGTATCCAACTGCAGACACAGGGTACAGCTCAAGCACAACCCCTACAAACCAGTCCCCACTATAAACCACgcaagcaatttttcaatgcactgagccgttaaaaaaaaacgcaagcaatttttcaatttaaCCTCAAATTTAGCAAGGAAGTGGAGGGTTTTAGGGTGAGTAAAAAGTAAAAGAGGGTAAGTATTGCAAAGTTCCCCAAATTTGCCAGAaaagtggaggcggtagcggttagggttagtagcAGTGGTTTGTAGCAGCTGTGGCTGCAGCTCGACCTTTCTCAAATAGTGAGGAACGCTTGATTGTAACGAGCCACACCTGAGTGCAAAATATGAGGCCGCTAATCACTCAAcctaaacacactgacatcactgggaggtggagacatgaACAGGAACACCCTGACAAATACGTACCAGTATTTactttttcatatttctttCGATTCGATAAATaatctgaaaatattttttgacatttattgcTTTATGGGTTACATGACTGCAGTCGGTTACAGCTACTTGACACCAGACACCATGTGCTGGTGAGTCAGTATACACATTACAAACAGAACAGTAACCACAGCACAAGCTTTCAGTCTTTACCATCTACACAAACAACGAGGACAAGCAACACAGCTTCAAATCACATCAAGGAGTCTTGTTCTAATAAACAGCAGCTGGGATTTCTACTGTGTTCATCACTACTTGGTTACTATTTTTATATTAGAAGAAAAgtagaaaacaactttaaaaataaagctgtttttctTTGAAACATGGCTTTGGGTGTGTGCTTGGAAGCTCCTGTAATTATTTCTGGCACTAAACAACAATCCGGAAAGAAGTGTTTGTAGATGCCGCAATTAtattttacagatattgtaaagagttttttctttttttaacggTCAAGAGGTGTTTACTTTTTGTCTCCTCTATTTTATAACACACAGGTCACGCCACAAGCCAAATGTTTGAAAGAAAAGCTAATAGCGTCCAAACATTTGTCAAAATAACAAAGTTCTCCTAACAATGCAATTCGTGTAAAACATCATGAAACTTATAGATTTGGGGAAGTAATTATTGCATAACCATTGCACCACTTTCCTCATTTTCCTTGATGAAATACACTTTGTTAATCTATCCTGGCAAAGCAGAGAGACTTAATTTTAGAGTGCAAAACAATTTCAAAACACATCTTTGTGTATGTAAAACACCGTCTACCTTTTTCAGTGCATGGATGTGCACTATATTGCCAAAACATATATTTGGATACTCTCTAGATAATTAAATCCAGGTCTTTCAATCTGGTTAGGTGTGGAGTCTAGGCAATCAATCACCCTGAAATGAAAACTGCTTTTCCAATTGCTTGTGAGTCCATTCATGAAACGTAACTTCCTTCAATAAAGAGTGGTGGTAATGCATCTAAATGTAACCTTGTTATCATCATTCAATGAAGATATAATGTACTAAattcatgatgatgatgagagaATTTCATACTCTCACCTTTGTTTAACAGTGTTGGGTTGTGTAACAAGTTCTAGGTTTGGGCGATTGGGCGATAGCCACACTCGGGGACTGAGGAGACGGTTTAGagggttttattttgttcacCCACATTCAGCGCAATTTAACTTTCAGACGCTCTCTCTCTGGTACGCTCCTTTCGTCTGCTCCTCTCTTGCGTTTCTCCCTGGTCCCCTGCTGCTCACTGCTTTTAAATACAGGTAGAATGATTAAAATGTCCCGCCACACCTGCGTTCAACCATTCACAAGAGCCATTCCCACGCACGACTTCTCCTGCCCCTCCCACTCCGCCACCACACACCCCACAGGTTGGTACCTCCTTTTACTATGTTGGATATAGAACCCCTAATGCCAGTTACGTAGATtaactcagtggttctcaaactgtggtgtTCCAGGATCCCCAGCGGTCCTCGTGCCGTGtcttaaggctgggatacactgtgcgattttttcaatcgttgtactcatgtgcagagccctaatgtgcgcagctcacgatgcatgATCTCACTGCTCACACtatacgttcatacacgacatgttggggtcttgtttccggaagtGCAACGTagaaattagaagaagaagaagaacactgaagcgtagccattaaaacagacaaagaagaaaaacctggaagtggagagacactcgcaaatctcagcaaaaagacggcaatgtgatggaccaggagctggctggacagacgtgggcagtacagtccgtcaattttacagcggtcctactgtGTTCGTGCATCCGCAGTGTGAGCGGTTAAGGTAAGTCGGtttgtggcactgcttcaactgtgagatcaatcaatcaatcaatctttatttgtatagcgccaaatcataaccaatggtatctcaaggcactttacagtagagcagtcttaaggacggactcttcattttatggatacacacatatgcatatatacgtatatacacatacatatgtatcccacacccaacatgaattcatcatggcggcaaggaaaaccttctgttaagcagcaggaaccttgtgtggatcccattcctatgatgaacagccatccacgttatgctgtgttgggtgtgtgcagaggagagggtggagacagagccgctgagactctgtaactccacactgaggatcccacggacctgcaagacaaaagccagaaggagtacaggagcaaacacacaagggaagaagcagacatagagggagtgtttgaaagaggaatgggaccctctccggtccctctctcttaacgccctctccaacctctctccaaccgagcatgccagaccccccccccccggcagtctatgcctattgcatcttaattatgagctatgagctggttcctaactaaaagctgagtgataccctcacgaggagcgactggatttcaaacatgattGAATTCCTTACAACCATACTCATTgctgatcaggagctggtcgtgaggtgttcatcGCTTCCTgcgaccccatgtatactacacaatgcacaACTCACGATTTAGCTGAGACTAGtacgatcccaaaaatagacgcacgagtcGAAAATCGGCTCTAAAAAGGCTTAAAATCGCACAGTGTGCCCGCCTTTAAGGTTCATTACAGAAGTACATGACTACATATAAGGACTAatgcaccaataaaacaaatgttaaatgtacagtatactgtatgcaataaatgtgcacatgtttttattggtaatacattaaacacattttatgttaaatACAAGAGTAGGCCTATGGTTGTGTACTCTTTAGGTTCCTTTCTACTAAAAAGAGCCTACATATCTAAGTTGAagcatagaaaaaaaatatctttccTATGGCATTTATTAGGGGTACAattggcaataaaaaaaaatctctgttttTGACAAGAGGATTATGAGGGGGTcctcaaaaaatgttttctccTATTAGAAGTCCCTGGAACCAAAACAAGGTTTAAGAACAAGTGATGGACAGCTCTACAAGATGTCCCAGAGACTACAGGACACACAGAGAAACCTGCATGAGCCCATGGGACCGAGAGCCTAGCTGCTAGCCCAACGTACGCCCACTAACTCAACCACCCACCTGATCTGATTTTTGCTAATAGCATGTCTGTCTaagcaaaaaatgcatttggaACCAACAATGCAGAAAATGGAATGACTCCATCCTTAAACCACATCTCAGACTTTAGTTGATATTTCCGTTTTTCTTTCAGACAACTTATGGAAGCTGTTTCAATGAGGTTAGGGTTTCAAAGTGCAGCTGAGTAGAGAGGGAAGTAAACACAAAGTCATTTTCAAACACTGTTCTGGCTTGAATGGCTAAATACTAATCTGGTATATCATTTGTTTGCATTAGATGCATGATCAAGATGAAGGAAATTGCCACAAGCTTCTAAGTAGATCTATAATCACTCTTTATTATGTTGGCAGTTGCTCCAACACAGCATGTATAATTGGTGTATTGGATTCATATGAAAAGAATAGAGCATTTACTATTTTAACTATAGCTTTTCTAGCTCTATATTTACTAGCTTTTCCACATCCTTCTTTCTAGCTGTCATGGACACAGCCGTACGTCTTTAATGACTTCTGCACTAACCGTTGAATTACTGCAGGTTAATGGTACAACCGGAAGATGGAATTGTCacaattctgaataagatgataaaaaaaaaaacctttcaacAAAATGTCTCTGAAACAGAAAtatatgacaccttatttaatTCTGGGTATTGTTGAACAAAGGTAAAGGTTCTATATCAAAAGCATTTCACCTTTCATCAAGAAGGAATAAAATTACTTTTTGGGAGTCCAGGGTTTGCAATAATGAGCCATTAATGTTGGTGTATTATCCTTTGAGCAAAGTTGTTGCATAACATTTGCTTCTTTGTTTAGTCAACCagtttccttttcctttttagCTGGCATTCATGGAAAATCCAtggacagaaaataaaatacccTCTTAAGTTAACAGAGCAATCAATCTAATTTGTAAGGAATAAATAAAGCTCCCATAAGTACGAGTTACATTCTAATCTTTTTAAGAAATAGAGGAAGAGGAACAGTAAAATGGGAAATGCCTTATTTGTTACAACAAGAGAAAGTCttgtattttgaaaaaacatgtttttaaggtTGTTTGGGATTTTATAAATGACAGACCTGCGTTCAGTCCTGGGTGTACCCTTGGGATTAATAAACAAATGGTTTGATCACTAATGAGAAAAAACACATGAGATAGAGAACTTTATATACGGGAAAGTGCTAACTGCTTCTTTTTATATGAATCTGATACAGGGACGGAGGGTTTTGTGATCATATCATTCGTAGGAAAACGAGCCTTGTGACAGTTCCATAGACAGCGAGAAAGCTCATTGAAAACATTTGATTGATAGCTTTAGAAGCTTCGAGGCATAATATCCCCAAGCCCCCAAAACAAGAATTATTCATATTCTCGAAGCTACGCAGAAGTTATTTGTGTTGTTGGGTTAAAATGCCAGTGTCCCAGTTTGCAATAAAATACTTAATTGAAACAAGAGTTTGGTTACCTTGAAAATAATACTTTTAGTCATGAAAAACAGATCAACTGTATACATCTACGTCTAAAGTTCCTTTTCCCATAACTTATCGCCTCAAAATAGTTTTTACGTTCATTGCAGAAGTATAAACAGAGGAattacaaaaagaacttgctgtaTTTTGACAGAGGGAGGAAAAGCCCAAGGAAACAATATAAAAGCTCTCCATAGATTTTCCTTAATCCACACCTCAAAAACCAGGTTTGTAACTCAggataaaaaaaagcatgtgtAAATTGCTGTTTAATATCAACAATTCTTTGCTAACTGTTTTACAAACCCTTTGAATGATTGATTTGAAATCAACATATGAGGCAttacaaatcaaatcaaattcaaGATCATTgaaaatttggaaaaattaaaGCATTCCAAATATAGAAAGATAAGATAATGTAAGGACAATACTATATTATAATGGTTATGTATTTGATGATACATAAACTAATATTATACAACATGAAAAATCACTGGTTATTAGAACACAGCAGAGCCAGGAatttcaggaggaggagtttccaccttatgagTCAGAAGGTGAGAAAAATTCAACTTGCCTGTTTGaagctgacattttacaaaatgtggaattgcAAAGGAAGGAGGAATCATAATGTTtacaactttggccctctgaatgattctaaaggaatgtatatcactgtagcaaaaccataaaaatttttttttcataattctgTCCCTTTAAAGACTATtagtttttgtgtagtttcattaaattaacCCCCGATGAAGCCTGCCCTCCCTGGATGACAAAGCCAGATTTCGCTGCTGAAAACTAAGACAAAAACATGAGACCCATCACATCCACATCAGCCCATCATCAGAGACTGACTTCCATCTGGTTTCTGATAAGTCCCACACCACCAGACTCAATTAGTTCTTCCCTTGGGAAAAAAACTTTTCTAGTCATCTAGAAAAAAACTAGCCTTCCCTTTTGTGCTGACGTCAGCATAAATTATGGCTTACTTTAAGAAGGAGTCAAAGGCAGACAGACCAGTACGGTACTGTTAACAGTGTGAAAGAGTATCTGGACACACTCAGAGGAAATGACTCTTCAACCTACAAGGTATGACTAATTGTAATGTATTttgattttgtaaaatgtattttatacaacCTTAAcacaaaaatgggaaaaatgttTTGTATTCTGAGGAAAACAtagtgaaagaaaacaaaataaacttagCTTTcctttgttttaattatgaattgcattttccttttttatatttgtttttaatttgttaagTTATTTACAATTTCAGAAGATGCTTTTAAAAATAAGAACTGAACAAACTATTTTGGTAGTTTAGTGTGATTTAATTTCTTCTTGTAATTGCATTATTTACAAAGCTGAGACTTCTATGTTTaaagaaaacagatttttttctactttaaaaCAATTAATGCCACGTCAAAGAGTTACGCTGCAACAAGCTGGTTTACAACAGGGTCTGTTTCCATGCTGCTTTTGATGCTTAGAGTAATAGTTCTGTTTGTATAATTTTAAATGCCATTTGTGGAGAGTTGTGTAgagaaacttaaaataaatgtgatagttattgtataaacacatttaataaatGCTTTAAAACATTGTGTAGACTACAACACACTGtatcataaaataatttttaaaattatattgttATTGATAAGATACATTTTACTGTTAAATTTTAGTAAATTATCAAATTACAAGGATATTGCAATTAAGTTTCTGAGGTCAaatatgtatcaaatatgattgACTGGTAAGTACGATGAGGTTCAATGCTGCACAAATAAACACTATGGTGCAGCAAGTTATGTAAATTTTTCAGCGTATGGACGGAAGGCGTGTTGTCCCTCGAGAAGCGGCGGAGCACTGTTACGCTCAGGATTGACCACAATTCATTTAGCTGGATCAAATTCCCTCATTATTCAGGGCCGTGATTCAGTAAGATAAACCTGCCTGACAGAAGAGGCAGAAAGGGAGCCGGCAGTGATGATCCTCAGTACAAGTTCATTCAGACATCTCACAAGGACCACCACCGTACCCCAGACTGGTGCCCAGCTGTGCACCTAAGTTATTTATCTTTTCATGGTTTGTTTAAGAAAgtgtatttgtacggttgccgtacggacaaccccctgtgctattggtacgtttaagAAAGCAcacatcttagggttagggttagtcttagtcacatgacctaaactgaccaatgcctgacctatcatgtgatctaaactggccaatgaggggcgctgcgtatggatagaaggTCCGTATATTTATACAGCTACCAAATAACCACTGCCTTTGTTTAATAGGGATGAATAACTGTTGCTTTCTGTTTAGTTAAGACTCCCACGAAGGTAACACTTGTCGCTAGTTGTGTTGGGATTGAGGAATGTTCCCTGATTGCATTTTCTTGTGTTGATGTCTCATGGTCGAGGGTGGCACAGGCACTGTGTACATCTTATAGTGTGGCACATAGAGTAAGCTGCAGACGGCAGCTCAATGGTGTGTTCTCTGAGTTTGCACTGAGTGTAGATGTCAGAGAGGTGTTTATTGTGCTTTTGCTGCCTTTTGATTGTGAGGTGTCATTGTGGGGTGTCTGGTCTTTGGGCATCTTTCTCCCTTGGCATGGTGAGGGTGCGCATTCTGGTCCATAAACTGGTGTCACgatctgagtttacctccgtactgtgattataaccctaaccctaacataatccaataaacaaataaaacatgcatccgttcactttgaaaagggTGTCAAAGAATGTAGACTGAAGTAGAAACAACCTCGCTCTccattgcctttttttttacatttacttaaTTCACATCTGAAGCCATAGTACGTAAAGCTGACATGTTAAACATGAGAGTGCGAAATAGAAATGTTGTTACTGTATGTGTTACCATAACAAATTCCTTTAAGAAATATGATTTTGAATCTGTGAGTCACACACCCAAAGTCTGTTTTCTAGTCGCTTGCACTAACAGAGAAAGCTGCTTTGCGTTGTCCAAAGGTCCTGATTTTTAGAGAAATGCCTACAGTGGTGGGATCAAAATGCTTATTAGAGTTAGCgggaggtgaaagtaaagtGCAGTGCAAAGCCTATATGATTCCTTTACAAATACAATAACTGTAGAGAATGAATGAATCCTGTATTTTATAAAGAAGATAGTAAAAGCAGCAGCTTATAACACTGATTCTGTCACATACCTCAACAGTAATGTGTTAATTTCTCATTAACAACTGATGTTTATTTAATCTTTTACAGTTTTCCAGATCTCAATGTGACGCTACTGTATGAAGAGCTCAACCACACCAATGAGTCTCATTGTCCGCACTCAGAAGCCTGGGAGTGGCTCAATACAGGGCAGCCAGTGTACATGATGTTCATTGCAGTGCTCGGAATTGTTCTCAACACTTTGGTCTTGACGGTGTTTTTCCTGCAGAAGAAGTCCTGCACTGTGGCTGAAATCTACCTGGGTAATCTGGCGGCTGCTGACCTTGTCCTTGTGTCCTGTTTGCCCTTCTGGGCCATAAGCTATGCCAATGATTATAACTGGCCTTTCGGTCAGTTCATGTGCAAAGCTGTTAATGTAGGCATTAAGATCAATGTATACTCTAGCATTTACTTCCTTGTTTTGATTAGCATAGATCGCTACATAGCCCTTGTACATCCAATGTCACATGGAAGAATGCGTAAACCAAAGTATGCCTGGCTGGGGTGTCTGCTAATGTGGGGCTTTGGTTTGATCATGAGCATTCCCGAATTTGTCTTCCGGGAAGTAAACTATTTCCCAAAGTATAACAATAGTGGTTGTTTTCTGTACTATCCCAGCAAACATTTTGCTGTGGGCTTTGAAGCAATGTTGACAGTGTTAAATTTCATCATCCCCATCTCTATCATCTTGTTCTGCACTGTTAAGATTATTCGGGTTTTGAGGACCAAGATTATGTCGAGGCTCAAcgctgacaaaacaaaacataaggCCACCACTCTGATGCTGGTGGTCCTCCTGGCCTTTCTCATCTGTTGGATACCTTTCCACTTGGTCACGATTATGATCTGGCTCCTACGCATTGAAGTTTTAGGAGGGTGCTACATCACTAATGTCGTGAACATCTGCAAACTGGTTTCCAACTACCCGGCCTTCTTTAACAGCGTTTTGAACCCAATCCTCTACGTCATTGTGGGAAAGAACTTCAGGAAAAAAGTTACAGATCTTTTTAAACAATGCGGAGTAACAAAGACGCCGCTTTCAGAGCGTGGACATTCAAACCTGTCCTCAACACAGAACACTTTTTAAACAACCCCTTGAATtcacaagctcacactgaaagcatgtcaccgctgacagttaaaacagagtttttggtcacgtttttttaacatatataaaggtaaagtttattgtttaattaCTGCTGAATAAGACATGAGAcaacgtagtttctacacaatacaagcgatgagctgagctcctcttctgcagcagctgtgcgcatgcatgtgagtgagacggagcacagaggggaggggcgaggggggtaaaggcagaGCCGttggggaggctacattcaaaatcatgctaactttcaaaaatcacctaccctacctttaaagaaCTGTCAGTAATGACGTttatgaagattttttttttttttaccaacgtTTTTTTGTGGAATGCCTAATGCGGCCCAGCCTCACCCAGACTCTGCCTACTGTGGCCCCCAGATAATATGAGTTTCAGACCCCTGATTTAAATCATGTGTCAAATTTGGTATTTGGTATAATGTAAATTGTATATAATGTTGTATAAACTTTCTTTAATGCTGAATTTATTGATACAATTGTGTGCAAATTAGAACTTTTACAAAAAACCATTTTCTGGTCACTCTGGTAGGTAAAGTCCCAAGTGAACACATTTTTGGGCAGATTTGGGCTGTTTTTGACATAATCAGTGGATGTGTCACAAAGACTGTATT carries:
- the LOC114456591 gene encoding B2 bradykinin receptor-like — its product is MTLQPTSFPDLNVTLLYEELNHTNESHCPHSEAWEWLNTGQPVYMMFIAVLGIVLNTLVLTVFFLQKKSCTVAEIYLGNLAAADLVLVSCLPFWAISYANDYNWPFGQFMCKAVNVGIKINVYSSIYFLVLISIDRYIALVHPMSHGRMRKPKYAWLGCLLMWGFGLIMSIPEFVFREVNYFPKYNNSGCFLYYPSKHFAVGFEAMLTVLNFIIPISIILFCTVKIIRVLRTKIMSRLNADKTKHKATTLMLVVLLAFLICWIPFHLVTIMIWLLRIEVLGGCYITNVVNICKLVSNYPAFFNSVLNPILYVIVGKNFRKKVTDLFKQCGVTKTPLSERGHSNLSSTQNTF